A window of Streptomyces armeniacus contains these coding sequences:
- a CDS encoding FGGY-family carbohydrate kinase translates to MIIGVDVGTTLTKAAVFDPAGRALIEADAPSHLRHPGDARVEQDLDEVVATVATVVREVRAGLGGEVTAVALTGQGDGLWLRDAEGRAVRPPVSWLDGRASGLVSEWYADGTAAEVHRLTGQAIFPGSPAPLLATLQREEPAALERAAVAGYCVDAVAQRLTGEITVDASDASLPFLDVRTRTYREDALDACGVKGLRHLLAEPAPPGRLLALDKRGADLLGLPAGTPVSAGPFDLPASLLGSGLTEPGDGLLTVGTTLACQVLSERADIGTDPDAEPAGMWLCTPDPGTYSRAMPAMVGTAGLDWLLRLLHLGIDDVAELLRLSPPGARGVSALPFLAESGERAPFVDPRARGQLTGVSLSTERADVVRAVCESIAYAARHCLEAAGLTGQLAICGGGSRSDAWTQVFADALGRPILLPSDHAIGARGAAAAAARALDRPVDTRDWLDHARTVRPRPEHRAGFEEGYARYLAHLRSARQLWSGGGTA, encoded by the coding sequence ATGATCATCGGCGTCGATGTCGGCACCACACTGACCAAGGCCGCGGTCTTCGACCCGGCCGGGCGCGCCCTCATCGAGGCCGACGCGCCGTCCCACCTCCGGCACCCGGGCGACGCGCGCGTCGAGCAGGACCTGGACGAGGTCGTCGCCACCGTGGCCACCGTCGTACGGGAGGTGCGCGCCGGCCTCGGCGGCGAGGTGACGGCCGTGGCCCTCACCGGGCAGGGCGACGGGCTGTGGCTGCGTGACGCGGAGGGCAGAGCCGTACGGCCGCCCGTGTCGTGGCTGGACGGCCGGGCGTCCGGGCTGGTCAGCGAGTGGTACGCGGACGGTACGGCGGCGGAGGTGCACCGGCTGACCGGGCAGGCGATCTTCCCCGGCTCGCCCGCGCCCCTGCTCGCGACGCTGCAACGGGAGGAGCCGGCGGCGCTGGAGCGGGCGGCGGTGGCGGGGTACTGCGTGGACGCCGTCGCGCAGCGCCTCACCGGTGAGATCACGGTCGACGCGTCGGACGCCTCGCTGCCGTTCCTGGACGTACGCACCCGTACGTACCGCGAGGACGCGCTCGACGCGTGCGGCGTCAAGGGGCTGCGGCACCTGCTGGCCGAACCGGCCCCGCCCGGCCGCCTGCTTGCCCTCGACAAGCGCGGCGCGGACCTGCTGGGGCTGCCCGCGGGCACTCCGGTCAGCGCGGGCCCGTTCGACCTGCCCGCGAGCCTGCTGGGCAGCGGGCTGACCGAGCCGGGCGACGGTCTGCTCACCGTCGGCACCACCCTGGCCTGCCAGGTGCTCAGCGAACGCGCCGACATCGGCACCGACCCGGACGCGGAGCCGGCGGGCATGTGGCTGTGCACGCCGGACCCCGGCACGTACTCGCGGGCGATGCCCGCCATGGTCGGCACCGCCGGGCTGGACTGGCTGCTGCGGCTGCTGCACCTCGGCATCGACGACGTCGCGGAGCTGCTGCGGCTGAGCCCGCCCGGCGCGCGGGGCGTCTCGGCGCTGCCGTTCCTCGCCGAGTCCGGCGAACGCGCGCCCTTCGTCGACCCGCGTGCCCGGGGCCAGCTCACCGGGGTGAGCCTGAGCACCGAACGGGCGGACGTCGTACGGGCGGTGTGCGAGTCGATCGCGTACGCCGCACGGCACTGCCTCGAAGCGGCAGGGCTCACCGGGCAGTTGGCGATCTGCGGCGGCGGCAGCCGGTCCGACGCGTGGACGCAGGTGTTCGCCGACGCGCTCGGCCGCCCGATCCTGCTGCCCTCCGACCACGCCATCGGCGCACGCGGCGCCGCCGCGGCGGCGGCACGCGCGCTGGACCGGCCGGTGGACACGCGCGACTGGCTCGACCACGCCCGTACGGTGCGACCACGGCCGGAGCACCGCGCCGGGTTCGAGGAGGGCTACGCCCGCTATCTCGCGCACCTGCGCAGCGCACGACAGCTGTGGAGCGGCGGCGGTACGGCCTGA
- a CDS encoding DeoR/GlpR family DNA-binding transcription regulator: protein MSTRRGAAGSQQARQQIIAEYVASHGSAAVNELVELTGVSVMTVHRDVDELARRGLLRKFRGGVSAQPSSVFESDVEYRLGARLEQKRAIARAALDFVEPGTSLMLDDSTTALHLARLLGTAAPLTVITNYRRAMDELRDSPELRLIALGGEYSRTHDSFNGLFCIEAISAVNVDVAFVSTSAMSATMSFHQEQEIVQVKRAMLAAAGTKVLLMDSGKTARTALHQLAPLTAYDHLVVDDGVSGEMLAELRQVLPVRVAETEQS, encoded by the coding sequence ATGAGTACGCGACGCGGAGCGGCCGGCTCCCAGCAGGCCCGTCAGCAGATCATCGCCGAGTACGTGGCCTCCCACGGCTCCGCCGCCGTGAACGAACTCGTCGAACTCACCGGCGTCAGCGTGATGACCGTCCACCGCGACGTGGACGAGCTCGCACGCCGCGGCCTGCTGCGGAAGTTCCGGGGCGGCGTCTCGGCGCAGCCGTCCTCCGTGTTCGAGAGCGACGTGGAGTACCGGCTCGGCGCCCGCCTGGAGCAGAAGCGGGCCATCGCGCGTGCGGCGCTCGATTTCGTCGAGCCCGGCACCTCGCTGATGCTGGACGACTCCACCACCGCCCTCCACCTGGCCCGGCTGCTCGGCACGGCGGCCCCGCTCACGGTGATCACCAACTACCGCCGCGCCATGGACGAGCTCCGCGACAGCCCGGAGCTGCGGCTGATCGCGCTCGGCGGCGAGTACTCGCGTACGCACGACTCGTTCAACGGCCTCTTCTGCATCGAGGCCATCTCGGCGGTCAACGTCGACGTCGCCTTCGTCAGCACCTCCGCGATGTCCGCGACCATGAGCTTCCATCAGGAACAGGAGATCGTGCAGGTCAAACGGGCCATGCTGGCGGCGGCCGGCACCAAGGTGCTGCTGATGGACTCGGGCAAGACCGCGCGGACCGCGCTGCACCAGCTGGCGCCGCTCACGGCGTACGACCACCTCGTGGTGGACGACGGGGTGAGCGGCGAGATGCTCGCGGAGCTGCGCCAGGTGCTGCCGGTGCGGGTCGCCGAAACCGAGCAGAGTTAA
- a CDS encoding 2-hydroxyacid dehydrogenase, translating to MRVLAAGDHFVGPELLESALRDRLGPSAPGAPSGASGASGASAELEVTRLTLPWPVEPFGPVDGVEEASGGPARLIEALDGAEVCVTQMAPFTAAVFDAAPRLRLVAVCRGGPVNVDLKAATRAGVAVTYAPGRNATAAAEYAVGMILAALRRIPYASAELHSGGWRGDLYAYDQAGLELAGSTAGLVGYGAIGRIVARVLLAFGARVLVADPAVDAAQAAADGVTLVGLDELLSASSVVSLHARLTPETHHLIDADRLALLPHGAVLVNTARGGLLDHEPLPAALADGRLGAVALDVYDVEPPPTSWALRGLPNVVATPHLAGATRQTAERAARIVAAEVDRYVRGEPPEHLANPDVASPEVTGGQT from the coding sequence ATGCGAGTCCTCGCCGCGGGCGACCATTTCGTGGGCCCCGAGCTGCTGGAGTCCGCCCTGCGGGACCGGCTCGGGCCGTCCGCACCCGGCGCGCCGTCCGGCGCGTCCGGCGCGTCCGGCGCGTCCGCAGAACTGGAGGTGACCCGGCTGACCCTGCCCTGGCCCGTCGAGCCGTTCGGGCCGGTGGACGGCGTCGAGGAGGCGAGTGGCGGCCCGGCGCGGCTCATCGAGGCGCTGGACGGCGCCGAGGTGTGCGTGACGCAGATGGCGCCGTTCACCGCCGCGGTGTTCGACGCCGCGCCACGGCTGCGGCTGGTCGCGGTGTGCCGGGGCGGCCCGGTGAACGTCGATCTGAAGGCCGCCACCCGCGCCGGCGTCGCCGTCACGTACGCACCCGGGCGGAACGCGACGGCCGCCGCCGAGTACGCCGTCGGCATGATCCTCGCGGCGCTGCGCCGCATCCCGTACGCCAGCGCCGAGCTGCACTCCGGCGGGTGGCGCGGCGACCTGTACGCGTACGACCAGGCCGGGCTGGAGCTGGCGGGCAGCACAGCCGGGCTGGTCGGGTACGGGGCGATCGGCCGCATCGTGGCCCGTGTGCTGCTGGCGTTCGGCGCGCGGGTGCTGGTGGCCGACCCGGCGGTGGACGCGGCGCAGGCCGCCGCCGACGGGGTCACGCTGGTCGGCCTGGACGAGCTGCTGTCGGCCAGTTCGGTGGTCAGCCTGCACGCGCGGCTGACGCCGGAGACGCACCACCTGATCGACGCGGACCGGCTCGCGCTGCTGCCGCACGGCGCCGTCCTCGTCAACACGGCGCGCGGCGGCCTGCTGGACCACGAGCCGCTGCCCGCCGCGCTGGCCGACGGGCGGCTCGGCGCCGTCGCGCTCGACGTGTACGACGTGGAGCCGCCGCCCACCAGCTGGGCGCTGCGCGGTCTCCCGAACGTCGTCGCCACCCCGCATCTCGCCGGTGCGACCCGGCAGACAGCCGAGCGCGCCGCCCGTATCGTCGCGGCCGAGGTGGACCGCTACGTCCGCGGCGAGCCGCCTGAGCACCTGGCCAACCCCGACGTGGCCAGCCCCGAGGTGACCGGAGGCCAGACATGA
- a CDS encoding HAD family hydrolase: MGNEPLQAVVFDLDGVLVESEHLWEENWARFAERHGTPWTADDTASVQGMSAPEWARYLWRHTGRPGTAEETEHDVVGGMVADFENGRVDLLPGAERLVSSISGRYPIALASSAPRRLIDAVLRGHGPADRFTTTVSSAEVPRGKPHPDVYAEAARRLGLSGAQCAAVEDSSNGIRSAHAAGMTVVALPNPVYPPASDALALTTARAQDLGEVGEHLLKLLAPPPAEGHSPGRGDGAHPANGRP; the protein is encoded by the coding sequence ATGGGAAACGAACCGCTTCAGGCGGTGGTCTTCGACCTCGACGGCGTGCTGGTCGAGAGCGAGCACCTCTGGGAGGAGAACTGGGCCCGCTTCGCGGAGCGGCACGGCACCCCCTGGACCGCCGACGACACCGCCTCCGTACAGGGCATGAGCGCGCCGGAGTGGGCGCGGTACCTGTGGCGGCACACCGGGCGGCCCGGCACCGCCGAGGAGACCGAGCACGACGTGGTCGGCGGCATGGTGGCGGACTTCGAGAACGGCAGGGTCGATCTGCTGCCCGGAGCCGAGCGGCTGGTGTCCTCGATCAGCGGCCGGTACCCCATCGCCCTCGCCTCCTCCGCCCCGCGCCGCCTCATCGACGCGGTGCTCCGCGGCCACGGCCCCGCCGACCGGTTCACCACGACGGTGTCCAGCGCCGAGGTGCCGCGCGGCAAGCCGCACCCCGACGTGTACGCGGAGGCCGCGCGCCGGCTCGGGCTCAGCGGCGCCCAGTGCGCGGCGGTGGAGGACTCCTCCAACGGCATCCGCTCAGCGCACGCCGCCGGAATGACCGTGGTCGCGCTGCCCAACCCCGTCTACCCGCCCGCGAGCGACGCCCTCGCCCTCACCACCGCCCGCGCCCAGGACCTCGGCGAGGTCGGTGAACACCTGCTGAAGCTCCTCGCGCCGCCGCCCGCCGAAGGCCACTCCCCCGGCCGCGGCGACGGCGCCCACCCCGCGAACGGGAGGCCCTGA
- a CDS encoding MFS transporter, which yields MNDPETSPSPAAPDRLYGIERIGIPRPLAWGFVGVFLYMIGDGVEISYLTDYLQQSDGGGLAGGQATFATVTVYGVAVMIASWFSGTLSAIWGPRRVMWLGAAWWVVFEAVFLFAAIPSQNVALIVLTYGVRGFAYPLFAFAFLVWAQTTSPSRMRGSVAGWFWFAFTGGLPTLGAGVAALAIGPFGMSLYGTLVLSLALVAIGGAIGSFAVRDPSGLRPIADETVAEPRSYRRLLEGVDILWRDRRTLSGGLVRIVNTAPQYGFFAMFPFTFGTADGNDGFLTTAEISTLTAITYGANIAANLFFGVFGDYFGWRRTVTLFGCVGCAVATPLWYFASIASGSLAVSIVLGCVYGVLLAGFVPLSALMPSMVQHKDKGAALAVLNFGAGGAAFVGPFLVTVFHPLVGGGGVAVIFSALYLVVGVLSTQLRDASDPGERRRTAAAAVRAESVA from the coding sequence ATGAACGATCCGGAGACTTCCCCCTCACCGGCCGCTCCCGACCGGCTGTACGGCATCGAACGCATCGGCATCCCCCGCCCCCTGGCCTGGGGCTTCGTGGGCGTGTTCCTGTACATGATCGGTGACGGCGTCGAGATCAGCTATCTCACCGACTATCTCCAGCAGTCCGACGGCGGCGGTCTCGCCGGCGGCCAGGCCACCTTCGCCACGGTCACCGTCTACGGCGTCGCCGTCATGATCGCGTCCTGGTTCTCGGGCACGCTGTCCGCGATCTGGGGCCCACGCCGTGTGATGTGGCTGGGCGCGGCCTGGTGGGTCGTGTTCGAGGCGGTGTTCCTCTTCGCCGCCATCCCCAGCCAGAACGTGGCGCTGATCGTCCTCACATACGGCGTGCGCGGTTTCGCCTACCCGCTGTTCGCCTTCGCGTTCCTCGTGTGGGCGCAGACCACCAGCCCGTCGCGGATGCGCGGCTCCGTCGCCGGCTGGTTCTGGTTCGCGTTCACCGGCGGGCTGCCCACCCTGGGCGCGGGCGTCGCGGCGCTCGCCATCGGCCCGTTCGGCATGAGCCTGTACGGCACGCTGGTGCTGTCCCTCGCGCTCGTCGCCATCGGCGGCGCCATCGGCTCGTTCGCCGTACGCGACCCCAGCGGGCTGCGGCCCATCGCCGACGAGACGGTGGCCGAGCCGCGCAGCTACCGGCGGCTCCTCGAGGGCGTCGACATCCTCTGGCGCGACCGGCGCACGCTCTCCGGAGGACTCGTACGCATCGTCAACACCGCGCCGCAGTACGGCTTCTTCGCGATGTTCCCGTTCACCTTCGGCACCGCCGACGGCAACGACGGGTTCCTCACCACCGCCGAGATCTCCACCCTCACGGCCATCACCTACGGCGCCAACATTGCGGCCAACCTCTTCTTCGGCGTCTTCGGCGATTACTTCGGCTGGCGCCGCACCGTCACCCTCTTCGGCTGCGTCGGCTGCGCCGTCGCCACCCCGCTCTGGTACTTCGCGTCCATCGCCAGCGGCAGCCTCGCCGTGTCGATCGTGCTCGGCTGCGTGTACGGGGTGCTGCTCGCCGGGTTCGTACCGCTGTCCGCGCTGATGCCGTCCATGGTCCAGCACAAGGACAAGGGCGCCGCACTGGCCGTGCTCAACTTCGGCGCGGGCGGCGCCGCGTTCGTCGGGCCGTTCCTGGTGACCGTCTTCCACCCGCTGGTCGGCGGGGGCGGCGTCGCGGTCATCTTCAGCGCGCTCTACCTCGTCGTCGGCGTGCTGTCGACGCAGCTGCGGGACGCGAGCGACCCGGGGGAGCGGCGGCGTACGGCAGCGGCTGCGGTACGGGCCGAGAGCGTAGCCTGA
- a CDS encoding ribose-5-phosphate isomerase, with protein sequence MRIAVAADNAGYELKSALCELLAQDPRVTGIRDHGVRDAADDSPYPPLGIAAAEAVARGEADRALLVCGTGIGMCISANKVPGIRATVAHDAYSAERSVKSNDCQVLALGARVIGPELAKRIVSEWLGHHFDPASASAAKVAHISAYEQS encoded by the coding sequence ATGAGGATCGCCGTCGCGGCGGACAACGCCGGTTACGAACTCAAGAGCGCCCTGTGCGAGTTGCTCGCCCAGGACCCCCGCGTCACCGGGATCCGGGACCACGGCGTACGCGACGCCGCGGACGACAGCCCGTATCCGCCGCTGGGCATCGCGGCCGCCGAGGCCGTCGCGCGCGGCGAGGCCGACCGCGCCCTGCTGGTCTGCGGCACAGGCATCGGCATGTGCATCAGCGCCAACAAGGTGCCGGGCATCCGTGCCACTGTCGCCCATGACGCGTACTCCGCGGAGCGCTCCGTGAAGTCCAACGACTGCCAGGTGCTGGCTCTCGGCGCCCGCGTCATCGGGCCGGAGCTCGCCAAGCGGATCGTCTCCGAGTGGCTCGGCCACCACTTCGACCCGGCCTCCGCCAGCGCGGCGAAGGTCGCCCACATCAGCGCGTACGAGCAGAGCTAG
- a CDS encoding dihydroxyacetone kinase family protein codes for MRPLGDPGTFKAAWTRGLVSAYGRTLRAVPDAHGVMSRTAPEQGRVAVVIGGGCGHYPAFAGLVGPGLADAAVIGDVFTSPSAEQVHRTARAVDGGAGVLFSFGNYAGDVMHFGLAARRLAAEGVPSRTVLVTDDVASGPAEEAAERRGVAGGLFVFKIASAAAHRGYPLDRVAELAERVNSRTRTYGAAFGGCTLPGRREPLFTVRPGSMELGLGIHGEAGAATVDALSPAGLADTLVDRLLAELPAGQRVAVLLNGLGRTTYEDLFICYARVDERLRREGRLPYRPEVGEFVTSLDMAGLSLSVLVLDDELAELYDAPCESPGFTRAPNGPAVAAPPEPEPEPEPELVGETAESAAGTERDGLAARALAAALATVTEHEEELGRLDAVCGDGDHGQGMVRGLRGALAAARAEEAARTGAGSRTEAGVRTEAGARTRAGARTEAGARTEAGARTDMGARTGAGARTEAGARTDEPGVVGQALLRAGTAFSDAAGGASGALYGLLLTEIGAGLAPEAPTTGAGTLGRLAAAVDRAFDALRELGGGAVGEKTLLDALDPFRASLLGQHARGVPLTEAWAEAAAEADRAARATARLPARRGRAARLGPKGVGEPDAGATSLALMLTAVAGVLAAEQAGQPEQARQRPAPGTRTPVGTGEVS; via the coding sequence ATGCGTCCGCTCGGAGACCCCGGCACCTTCAAGGCCGCCTGGACCCGCGGCCTGGTCAGCGCGTACGGGCGCACGCTGCGCGCAGTGCCCGACGCGCACGGCGTGATGAGCCGCACCGCGCCGGAGCAGGGCCGCGTCGCGGTGGTCATCGGCGGCGGCTGCGGCCACTACCCGGCGTTCGCCGGGCTGGTCGGGCCGGGGCTGGCGGACGCCGCCGTCATCGGCGACGTGTTCACCAGCCCCAGCGCCGAGCAGGTGCACCGCACCGCGCGCGCGGTGGACGGCGGCGCGGGCGTGCTGTTCTCCTTCGGCAACTACGCGGGCGACGTCATGCACTTCGGGCTCGCCGCCCGCCGGCTGGCCGCGGAGGGCGTGCCGTCCCGCACGGTCCTGGTCACCGACGACGTGGCGAGCGGTCCCGCCGAGGAGGCGGCGGAACGGCGCGGGGTGGCCGGCGGTCTCTTCGTCTTCAAGATCGCGTCCGCAGCCGCGCACCGCGGCTACCCGCTGGACCGCGTCGCGGAGCTCGCCGAGCGGGTCAACTCCCGTACGCGCACGTACGGCGCCGCGTTCGGCGGCTGCACCCTGCCGGGCCGGCGGGAGCCGCTGTTCACCGTGCGGCCCGGCAGCATGGAACTCGGCCTGGGCATCCACGGCGAGGCAGGCGCGGCGACCGTCGACGCGCTCTCCCCCGCCGGCCTCGCGGACACCCTCGTCGACCGGCTGCTGGCCGAACTGCCCGCCGGGCAGCGGGTGGCCGTGCTGCTCAACGGGCTCGGCCGGACCACGTACGAGGACCTGTTCATCTGCTACGCCCGCGTGGACGAGCGGCTGCGCCGGGAGGGGCGGCTGCCGTACCGGCCCGAGGTCGGCGAGTTCGTCACGTCCCTGGACATGGCCGGGCTGTCGCTGTCGGTGCTCGTCCTGGACGACGAGCTCGCGGAGCTGTACGACGCGCCCTGCGAGAGCCCCGGCTTCACGCGCGCCCCGAACGGCCCGGCCGTGGCCGCCCCGCCGGAACCGGAACCCGAACCGGAACCCGAACTCGTGGGAGAGACCGCGGAGTCGGCGGCCGGTACGGAGCGGGACGGGCTCGCCGCGCGTGCGCTGGCCGCGGCGCTGGCGACCGTCACGGAGCACGAGGAGGAGCTGGGCCGGCTCGACGCGGTGTGCGGCGACGGCGATCACGGCCAGGGCATGGTGCGCGGCCTGCGCGGCGCCCTCGCCGCGGCCCGCGCGGAGGAGGCGGCACGTACGGGGGCGGGTTCCCGTACGGAAGCGGGCGTGCGTACGGAAGCGGGCGCGCGTACGCGCGCAGGGGCACGCACGGAAGCGGGGGCACGCACGGAAGCGGGGGCACGCACGGACATGGGCGCGCGTACGGGCGCAGGGGCACGTACGGAAGCGGGCGCGCGTACGGACGAACCGGGCGTCGTCGGACAGGCGCTGCTCCGCGCGGGCACCGCCTTCTCCGACGCGGCGGGCGGCGCCTCCGGCGCCCTGTACGGGCTGCTGCTCACCGAGATCGGCGCCGGACTCGCTCCCGAGGCGCCGACCACCGGCGCGGGCACGCTGGGCCGCCTCGCCGCCGCCGTAGACCGCGCCTTCGACGCCCTGCGCGAGCTGGGCGGCGGCGCGGTCGGCGAGAAGACGCTGCTGGACGCCCTGGACCCGTTCCGGGCGAGCCTGCTCGGCCAGCACGCCCGCGGCGTGCCGCTCACCGAGGCGTGGGCCGAGGCCGCCGCCGAGGCGGACCGCGCCGCCCGCGCCACCGCGCGGCTGCCCGCCCGCCGGGGGCGAGCCGCGCGGCTCGGCCCCAAGGGCGTCGGCGAGCCGGACGCGGGCGCGACGTCGCTCGCGCTCATGCTCACAGCCGTGGCCGGAGTGCTGGCGGCGGAACAGGCCGGGCAACCGGAACAAGCACGGCAACGGCCGGCGCCCGGCACACGGACACCGGTCGGCACCGGGGAGGTGTCATGA
- a CDS encoding DUF2891 domain-containing protein: protein MRPPQPPAPELAERTGAFAALALANVRREWPNAPAHLFAGPADLRPPRAYHPAFYGAYDWHSAVHMHWLLVRLLRRCPDRLDADAVIAVLDEHLTPDALAAEASYLRAHPTYERPYGWAWLLALTAETARLAAEAPVRGLRAERWTAALAPAACTVAGLLLDWLPKATYPVRHGTHANSAFALGLVLDAVRAPAGHGGELPELPELAGPVAAKLRAWFGADAGASFRWEPSGQDFLSPALCEADAMRRVLPVTNFPGWLTAFLPEPGGADAPFLTPPQVSDPADPQIGHLLGLCLSRAAALRSLAAALPAGDPRVRALGAAAEAHLHAALPATASGDFTTDHWLATFAVLALDGGT, encoded by the coding sequence TTGAGGCCGCCGCAGCCGCCCGCACCCGAACTCGCCGAGCGCACCGGTGCGTTCGCGGCGCTCGCCCTCGCCAACGTCCGCCGCGAGTGGCCCAACGCGCCCGCCCACCTGTTCGCGGGCCCGGCCGACCTCCGCCCGCCACGCGCGTACCACCCGGCCTTCTACGGCGCGTACGACTGGCACTCCGCCGTGCACATGCACTGGCTGCTCGTACGGCTGCTGCGGCGCTGCCCGGATCGGCTCGACGCCGACGCCGTGATCGCCGTACTCGACGAGCACCTCACCCCCGACGCCCTCGCCGCCGAGGCGTCCTACCTGCGCGCGCACCCCACGTACGAGCGCCCCTACGGCTGGGCCTGGCTGCTCGCGCTGACGGCGGAGACGGCGCGGCTCGCGGCCGAGGCGCCCGTACGCGGACTGCGCGCCGAACGGTGGACGGCCGCCCTCGCGCCCGCCGCCTGTACGGTCGCCGGGCTGCTCCTCGACTGGCTTCCCAAGGCGACGTATCCGGTGCGCCACGGCACGCACGCGAACAGCGCCTTCGCGCTGGGCCTGGTGCTGGACGCCGTACGGGCGCCCGCCGGGCACGGCGGTGAACTGCCGGAGCTGCCCGAGCTGGCCGGGCCCGTGGCGGCGAAGCTGCGCGCCTGGTTCGGCGCGGACGCCGGGGCGTCCTTCCGGTGGGAGCCCTCGGGGCAGGACTTCCTGTCTCCCGCGCTGTGCGAGGCGGACGCGATGCGCCGCGTGCTGCCCGTAACAAATTTCCCCGGCTGGCTGACGGCGTTCCTCCCCGAACCCGGCGGCGCCGACGCCCCGTTCCTCACTCCGCCGCAGGTCTCCGACCCCGCCGACCCGCAGATCGGGCACCTGCTCGGGCTGTGCCTCAGCCGGGCCGCGGCGCTGCGTTCGCTGGCGGCGGCGCTGCCCGCGGGCGACCCGCGGGTACGGGCGCTGGGCGCCGCCGCCGAGGCGCACCTGCACGCGGCGCTCCCGGCCACGGCCTCCGGCGACTTCACCACCGACCACTGGCTGGCGACGTTCGCGGTCCTCGCACTGGACGGAGGAACTTAG
- a CDS encoding FGGY-family carbohydrate kinase, producing MTDPDVSVGIDLGTQSVRAVAADRAGRVLGRGAAPLDSTRRGVRHTQSPAQWWQATAAACRQALAPVPPARVCAVAVDATSGTVLLAGPRGEPLTDALMYDDQRAAAEAAAVNTAGADTWRRLGYTRMGDQWALPKLLWLLRHEPGAAYASGAVLTHQNDHVNRRLTGHPVPADSSHALKSGLDLQADDWPWDVFKTLGIPETLLPPVVRPGTELGRVCAAAAAETGLPEGTAVVAGMTDGCAAQLGADATRTGDVNAVLGTTLVVKGVSERLPRDASGMLYAHRAAGGGWLPGGASNAGGRVLNAAFPGGDFTHLDARAAEHGPAGAVAYPLSGEGERFPFAAPRAHALLLGSPSGEAERYRVLLEGVAFVERLALDCLDLHGVPTDGTYTLSGGGASSAVWCQVRADVLGRPVRVTEQAGSAFGMAVLAGAYGGFAAGFAAGGGSGGAPCSPYAARLAATSRAMVRVRDTYAPRGEDHVRMLASYRRLVAELHDRGWLPTALADHATHRSAT from the coding sequence GTGACCGATCCCGACGTGTCGGTCGGCATCGACCTCGGCACCCAGAGCGTCCGCGCCGTCGCGGCCGACCGCGCCGGGCGGGTGCTCGGGCGGGGCGCGGCGCCACTGGACAGCACACGCCGGGGCGTACGGCACACGCAGTCGCCCGCGCAGTGGTGGCAGGCCACGGCCGCGGCCTGCCGCCAGGCGCTCGCGCCCGTGCCGCCCGCGCGTGTGTGCGCCGTCGCGGTCGACGCCACGTCCGGCACGGTGCTGCTCGCCGGGCCGCGCGGCGAACCGCTCACCGACGCGCTGATGTACGACGACCAGCGCGCAGCAGCCGAAGCGGCAGCCGTCAACACCGCCGGCGCCGACACCTGGCGCCGCCTCGGCTACACGCGGATGGGCGACCAGTGGGCGCTGCCCAAGCTGCTCTGGCTGCTCCGCCACGAGCCCGGCGCCGCGTACGCCTCCGGCGCCGTCCTCACCCACCAGAACGACCACGTGAACCGCCGCCTCACCGGCCACCCCGTGCCCGCCGACAGCAGCCACGCCCTCAAGTCCGGGCTGGACCTCCAGGCGGACGACTGGCCCTGGGACGTGTTCAAGACGCTCGGCATCCCCGAGACGCTGCTCCCGCCCGTCGTACGGCCCGGTACGGAACTCGGCCGCGTGTGCGCCGCCGCGGCGGCCGAGACGGGGCTCCCCGAGGGCACCGCCGTGGTGGCCGGCATGACCGACGGTTGCGCCGCTCAACTCGGCGCCGACGCCACCCGTACGGGGGACGTGAACGCCGTCCTCGGCACCACCCTCGTGGTGAAGGGCGTCAGCGAACGGCTGCCGCGCGACGCGTCCGGCATGCTCTACGCCCACCGTGCCGCCGGCGGCGGCTGGCTCCCCGGCGGCGCGTCCAACGCGGGCGGGCGCGTCCTCAACGCGGCCTTCCCGGGCGGGGACTTCACGCACCTTGACGCGCGCGCGGCGGAGCACGGGCCCGCGGGCGCGGTGGCGTACCCGCTCAGCGGCGAAGGCGAACGCTTCCCGTTCGCCGCACCCCGCGCGCACGCGCTGCTGCTCGGCTCGCCGAGCGGCGAGGCGGAGCGCTACCGCGTACTGCTGGAAGGCGTCGCCTTCGTCGAACGCCTCGCCCTCGACTGCCTCGACCTGCACGGCGTCCCCACCGACGGCACGTACACGCTCAGCGGCGGCGGCGCGTCCAGCGCCGTCTGGTGCCAGGTGCGGGCGGACGTGCTGGGGCGGCCCGTACGGGTCACGGAGCAGGCCGGGTCCGCGTTCGGGATGGCGGTGCTGGCGGGGGCGTACGGGGGGTTCGCGGCGGGGTTCGCGGCGGGCGGCGGCTCCGGCGGCGCGCCGTGTTCGCCGTACGCGGCGCGGCTGGCCGCGACCAGCCGCGCCATGGTGCGCGTACGGGACACGTACGCGCCGCGAGGCGAGGACCACGTACGGATGCTCGCCTCGTACCGGCGCCTCGTCGCCGAACTCCACGACCGGGGCTGGCTGCCCACCGCACTCGCCGACCACGCCACCCACAGGAGCGCGACGTGA